From Watersipora subatra chromosome 2, tzWatSuba1.1, whole genome shotgun sequence, one genomic window encodes:
- the LOC137388649 gene encoding oncoprotein-induced transcript 3 protein-like → MKGCILFLAALVASTTLEARRHAETSTTTTTQEVSRIMRAVEDHCSARRKRQVGPSSEDKVRRLILNVVKDCLEDDDDDDDDTPEPTTPPSVGGPCTSPTTVNLTEDWRLDNKGSDIQPINGSYNCDAPLFDNIQWFRITGAAGNRIRNSCSPPYSCGSHGGIWSNATHPTTVGEIRQGAIYGSWAGNCDWYTWPVEAPLTIQKCGPGNDFVYRIDGTSGCYHSVCGMRA, encoded by the exons ATGAAAGGCTGTATACTATTCCTCGCTGCGCTTGTGGCTTCCACAACACTTGAAGCAAGGAGACATGCCGAGACATCTACTACAACAACGACCCAGGAAGTGAGCAGAATCATGAGAGCAGTGGAGGATCATTGCTCTG CTAGAAGGAAGAGACAGGTTGGTCCATCATCAGAAGATAAAGTAAGAAGACTCATCCTGAATGTAGTTAAAGATTGCTTAgaagatgatgatgatgatgatgatgataccCCTGAACCAACAACTCCTCCTTCAGTTGGTG GGCCCTGCACTTCACCCACTACAGTTAACTTGACTGAAGACTGGAGACTGGACAACAAGGGATCAGACATACAGCCTATTAATGGATCGTACAACTGTGATGCCCCCCTCTTTGACAACATCCAGTGGTTCAG AATAACTGGTGCAGCTGGAAACAGAATCAGAAACTCCTGTTCACCTCCGTACTCATGTGGTAGTCACGGAGGAATCTGGAGCAATGCTACACATCCAACAACAGTTGGAGAGATCAGACAAGGCGCTATTTATGGCTCATGGGCAGGCAACTGTGACTG GTACACTTGGCCAGTAGAAGCCCCACTAACAATACAGAAGTGTGGACCTGGCAATGATTTTGTCTATAGAATTGACGGGACCAGTGGCTGCTACCATAGCGTTTGTGGAATGAGGGCTTAA
- the LOC137388828 gene encoding oncoprotein-induced transcript 3 protein-like, whose amino-acid sequence MKVTVLVLAICAAAAIEAVRDAATTTTTKQKVDTIMDVVEEHCSARRKRYVYSSQRSDDKVRGIIYQAIAECLADGPKPTVYPSPEPSPEPSPEPSPEPSPETSPEPTIGTTYLPPGGPCNSSATVNLTEEWRLDNKGSDITPINGSYNCDAPLFNNIQWFRITGKAGNRIRDSCSPPYSCGSHGGIWTNATHPSNIGDSRQVPLYGSWAGNCDWYPWEVNNPLTVMRCGPGNNFVYKIDGLSGCYHSICGMWA is encoded by the exons ATGAAAGTCACCGTGCTGGTGTTAGCTATCTGTGCTGCAGCAGCAATAGAGGCTGTTAGAGATGCTGCCACTACAACAACCACTAAGCAGAAAGTCGACACTATTATGGATGTGGTAGAGGAGCATTGTTCAG CAAGGAGAAAGCGTTATGTTTACAGCAGCCAGAGGTCAGATGACAAGGTCAGAGGCATAATTTACCAAGCCATTGCCGAGTGCCTGGCGGATGGTCCTAAACCTACGGTCTATCCTTCTCCAGAACCTTCTCCAGAACCTTCTCCAGAACCTTCTCCAGAACCTTCTCCAGAAACTTCTCCGGAACCAACCATTGGCACAACTTACCTTCCTCCAGGAG GACCATGCAATTCATCCGCCACTGTGAATTTGACTGAGGAGTGGAGACTGGACAACAAGGGATCAGACATAACGCCTATTAATGGATCGTACAACTGTGATGCCCCTCTTTTTAACAACATACAGTGGTTTAG AATAACTGGTAAAGCTGGAAACAGAATCAGAGACTCCTGCTCTCCTCCGTACTCATGTGGTAGTCACGGAGGAATCTGGACTAATGCCACTCATCCTTCTAACATAGGAGATAGCCGGCAGGTTCCCCTCTATGGATCATGGGCAGGCAACTGCGACTG gTATCCATGGGAAGTTAATAACCCACTGACAGTGATGAGGTGTGGACCAGGAAACAATTTTGTCTACAAGATAGATGGTCTCTCTGGTTGCTATCACAGCATCTGTGGAATGTGGGCCTAA